The Quercus robur chromosome 7, dhQueRobu3.1, whole genome shotgun sequence genome has a segment encoding these proteins:
- the LOC126690865 gene encoding protein WUSCHEL-like, translating to MEPQNQQQQQQALNEDGSSGKGGYLCRTSSTRWTPTTDQIRILKDLYYNNGVRSPSAEQIQRISARLRQYGKIEGKNVFYWFQNHKARERQKKRLNSDVPMQRGVGVGVGNTNWNSTPEESIHAKYPLPNITSGVSASSSSSGVISVGHMGNYGYGSVIMEKSFRDCSISNGGNNGGVGGSIGQNFGCVGVDPYSSSYSTLFDKRRLMEENLGVQEDDDDEEEEEEEEEGEKETLPLFPMHAEDINGFCNMNPYTTNNGYNYTTCYRSADDGINGSRTSLELSLNSYSHRSSPYH from the exons ATGGAACCTCAAAatcaacagcaacaacaacaagcACTAAACGAGGATGGTAGCAGTGGAAAAGGGGGATATCTATGCAGGACAAGCAGTACACGCTGGACTCCCACAACTGACCAGATAAGAATTCTCAAAGACCTTTACTACAACAATGGAGTTAGGTCCCCAAGTGCTGAGCAGATTCAGAGGATCTCAGCTAGACTCAGACAGTACGGAAAGATTGAAGGCAAGAATGTCTTTTATTGGTTTCAGAACCACAAAGCTCGTGAAAGGCAGAAGAAAAGGTTAAATTCTGATGTGCCCATGCAAAGAGGGGTTGGAGTTGGGGTTGGTAACACTAATTGGAATAGTACACCTGAAGAATCCATTCACGCCAAGTATCCCTTGCCCAACATAACCTCTG GGGTCTctgcttcatcttcatcatctggGGTGATTTCTGTTGGGCATATGGGGAATTATGGATATGGATCGGTGATTATGGAGAAAAGCTTTAGG GACTGCTCAATATCAAATGGAGGTAACAatggtggtgttggtggatCTATTGGGCAAAACTTTGGATGTGTAGGGGTTGATCCCTATTCTTCATCCTACAGTACCCTCTTTGATAAGAGAAGATTAATGGAAGAAAACTTAGGAGtacaagaagatgatgatgatgaagaagaagaagaagaagaagaagaaggtgagaAAGAAACTCTCCCACTGTTCCCCATGCATGCTGAAGACATCAATGGCTTCTGCAACATGAACCCTTACACCACCAATAATGGGTACAACTACACCACCTGTTATCGCTCTGCAGATGATGGAATCAATGGGTCTCGTACTTCCCTCGAGCTTAGCCTCAACTCCTACTCTCACAGATCTTCACCCTACCATTAG
- the LOC126692746 gene encoding cell division cycle 20.2, cofactor of APC complex-like isoform X1 gives MDAGSVNSSPSSSSSTSRYLKSQSRFPLQEQFLQRKKPRENLDRFIPNRSAMDFDYAHYMLTEGRKGKEIPPASSPSREAYRKHLAETFNMNRTRILAFKDKPPASVELFPPHFFSSAPQDKSAKPRRHIPQTSERTLDAPDIVDDYYLNLLDWGSSNVLAIALGNTVYLWDGSNGSTSELVTIDDEDGPVTSVNWAPDGQHIAIGLNNSEVQLWDSTANRQLRTLRGGHRLRVGSLAWNNHILTTGGMDGLIINNDIRVRSHIVETYRGHEQEVCGLKWSPSGRQLASGGNDNRLFIWDRSMASSNAATQWLHRLEEHTSAVKALAWCPFQSNLLASGGGGDDRSIKFWNTHTGACLNSVDTGSQVCALLWNKNERELLSSHGFSQNQLTLWKYPSMVKMAELTGHTSRVLFMAQSPDGCTVATAAADETLKFWNVFGAPQVARPAPKANPEPFSHVTRIR, from the exons ATGGATGCAGGGTCTGTGaattcttctccttcttcttcttcttctacaagTAGATACTTGAAGTCGCAGTCTCGGTTCCCTCTTCAGGAACAATTTCTTCAGAGGAAGAAGCCCAGAGAAAAC TTGGATAGGTTTATTCCAAACCGATCAGCAATGGATTTTGATTACGCCCACTATATGCTGACAGAAGGGAGGAAAGGCAAAGAGATTCCACCTGCAAGCTCGCCCTCCAGAGAGGCCTACAGGAAGCATTTGGCAGAGACCTTCAACATGAACAGGACTAGAATTCTTGCTTTCAAGGACAAACCCCCCGCTTCAGTCGAGTTGTTCCCGCCCCATTTCTTCTCTTCCGCACCCCAGGATAAGTCTGCCAAGCCCCGGCGACACATTCCTCAG ACTTCTGAGAGAACATTAGATGCCCCTGACATAGTGGATGATTACTATCTCAATTTACTGGATTGGGGGAGCAGCAATGTTCTTGCAATTGCTCTTGGAAATACAGTTTATCTCTGGGATGGTTCAAATGGCTCTACTTCAGAACTTGTCACTATTGATGATGAAGATGGCCCTGTCACAAGTGTTAACTGGGCTCCTGATGGCCAGCACATTGCCATTGGCTTGAACAATTCTGAAGTACAGTTGTGGGATTCAACAGCTAATCGACAG CTAAGAACTTTGAGAGGTGGCCACAGATTGAGAGTTGGATCACTGGCATGGAACAATCACATCCTTACCACCGGAGGAATGGATGGTCTGATCATTAACAATGATATAAGAGTTAGATCACATATTGTCGAAACCTATAGAGGTCACGAGCAAGAGGTTTGCGGGCTTAAATGGTCACCCTCAGGCCGGCAATTGGCAAGTGGAGGCAATGATAATCGCCTATTCATATGGGACAGATCAATGGCATCTTCAAATGCAGCGACGCAGTGGCTTCACAGACTTGAAGAGCACACATCTGCAGTGAAAGCTCTTGCTTGGTGTCCTTTCCAGAGCAATTTGCTAGCCTCTGGTGGAGGTGGAGATGATAGGAGCATAAAGTTTTGGAATACTCATACTGGTGCATGCTTGAATTCTGTGGACACTGGCTCTCAGGTGTGTGCTTTATTGTGGAACAAGAATGAGAGAGAGCTGCTTAGCTCTCACGGGTTTTCTCAGAACCAGCTCACTCTTTGGAAATACCCATCCATGGTGAAGATGGCAGAGCTCACTGGTCATACTTCAAGAGTTCTTTTCATGGCTCAG AGCCCAGATGGTTGCACAGTGGCAACGGCAGCAGCAGATGAAACACTTAAATTTTGGAATGTCTTTGGGGCCCCGCAAGTGGCAAGACCTGCTCCAAAAGCAAATCCTGAGCCCTTTTCCCATGTAACTCGTATCAGATAG
- the LOC126692746 gene encoding cell division cycle 20.1, cofactor of APC complex-like isoform X2, with translation MDAGSVNSSPSSSSSTSRYLKSQSRFPLQEQFLQRKKPRENLDRFIPNRSAMDFDYAHYMLTEGRKGKEIPPASSPSREAYRKHLAETFNMNRTRILAFKDKPPASVELFPPHFFSSAPQDKSAKPRRHIPQTSERTLDAPDIVDDYYLNLLDWGSSNVLAIALGNTVYLWDGSNGSTSELVTIDDEDGPVTSVNWAPDGQHIAIGLNNSEVQLWDSTANRQLRTLRGGHRLRVGSLAWNNHILTTGGMDGLIINNDIRVRSHIVETYRGHEQEVCGLKWSPSGRQLASGGNDNRLFIWDRSMASSNAATQWLHRLEEHTSAVKALAWCPFQSNLLASGGGGDDRSIKFWNTHTGACLNSVDTGSQVCALLWNKNERELLSSHGFSQNQLTLWKYPSMVKMAELTGHTSRVLFMAQVLYELNMKIFIFLHWSYFKSSFHGSEPRWLHSGNGSSR, from the exons ATGGATGCAGGGTCTGTGaattcttctccttcttcttcttcttctacaagTAGATACTTGAAGTCGCAGTCTCGGTTCCCTCTTCAGGAACAATTTCTTCAGAGGAAGAAGCCCAGAGAAAAC TTGGATAGGTTTATTCCAAACCGATCAGCAATGGATTTTGATTACGCCCACTATATGCTGACAGAAGGGAGGAAAGGCAAAGAGATTCCACCTGCAAGCTCGCCCTCCAGAGAGGCCTACAGGAAGCATTTGGCAGAGACCTTCAACATGAACAGGACTAGAATTCTTGCTTTCAAGGACAAACCCCCCGCTTCAGTCGAGTTGTTCCCGCCCCATTTCTTCTCTTCCGCACCCCAGGATAAGTCTGCCAAGCCCCGGCGACACATTCCTCAG ACTTCTGAGAGAACATTAGATGCCCCTGACATAGTGGATGATTACTATCTCAATTTACTGGATTGGGGGAGCAGCAATGTTCTTGCAATTGCTCTTGGAAATACAGTTTATCTCTGGGATGGTTCAAATGGCTCTACTTCAGAACTTGTCACTATTGATGATGAAGATGGCCCTGTCACAAGTGTTAACTGGGCTCCTGATGGCCAGCACATTGCCATTGGCTTGAACAATTCTGAAGTACAGTTGTGGGATTCAACAGCTAATCGACAG CTAAGAACTTTGAGAGGTGGCCACAGATTGAGAGTTGGATCACTGGCATGGAACAATCACATCCTTACCACCGGAGGAATGGATGGTCTGATCATTAACAATGATATAAGAGTTAGATCACATATTGTCGAAACCTATAGAGGTCACGAGCAAGAGGTTTGCGGGCTTAAATGGTCACCCTCAGGCCGGCAATTGGCAAGTGGAGGCAATGATAATCGCCTATTCATATGGGACAGATCAATGGCATCTTCAAATGCAGCGACGCAGTGGCTTCACAGACTTGAAGAGCACACATCTGCAGTGAAAGCTCTTGCTTGGTGTCCTTTCCAGAGCAATTTGCTAGCCTCTGGTGGAGGTGGAGATGATAGGAGCATAAAGTTTTGGAATACTCATACTGGTGCATGCTTGAATTCTGTGGACACTGGCTCTCAGGTGTGTGCTTTATTGTGGAACAAGAATGAGAGAGAGCTGCTTAGCTCTCACGGGTTTTCTCAGAACCAGCTCACTCTTTGGAAATACCCATCCATGGTGAAGATGGCAGAGCTCACTGGTCATACTTCAAGAGTTCTTTTCATGGCTCAGGTATTATATGAACTCaacatgaaaatttttatctttcttcaCTGGTCATACTTCAAGAGTTCTTTTCATGGCTCAG AGCCCAGATGGTTGCACAGTGGCAACGGCAGCAGCAGATGA
- the LOC126692746 gene encoding cell division cycle 20.1, cofactor of APC complex-like isoform X3 codes for MDFDYAHYMLTEGRKGKEIPPASSPSREAYRKHLAETFNMNRTRILAFKDKPPASVELFPPHFFSSAPQDKSAKPRRHIPQTSERTLDAPDIVDDYYLNLLDWGSSNVLAIALGNTVYLWDGSNGSTSELVTIDDEDGPVTSVNWAPDGQHIAIGLNNSEVQLWDSTANRQLRTLRGGHRLRVGSLAWNNHILTTGGMDGLIINNDIRVRSHIVETYRGHEQEVCGLKWSPSGRQLASGGNDNRLFIWDRSMASSNAATQWLHRLEEHTSAVKALAWCPFQSNLLASGGGGDDRSIKFWNTHTGACLNSVDTGSQVCALLWNKNERELLSSHGFSQNQLTLWKYPSMVKMAELTGHTSRVLFMAQSPDGCTVATAAADETLKFWNVFGAPQVARPAPKANPEPFSHVTRIR; via the exons ATGGATTTTGATTACGCCCACTATATGCTGACAGAAGGGAGGAAAGGCAAAGAGATTCCACCTGCAAGCTCGCCCTCCAGAGAGGCCTACAGGAAGCATTTGGCAGAGACCTTCAACATGAACAGGACTAGAATTCTTGCTTTCAAGGACAAACCCCCCGCTTCAGTCGAGTTGTTCCCGCCCCATTTCTTCTCTTCCGCACCCCAGGATAAGTCTGCCAAGCCCCGGCGACACATTCCTCAG ACTTCTGAGAGAACATTAGATGCCCCTGACATAGTGGATGATTACTATCTCAATTTACTGGATTGGGGGAGCAGCAATGTTCTTGCAATTGCTCTTGGAAATACAGTTTATCTCTGGGATGGTTCAAATGGCTCTACTTCAGAACTTGTCACTATTGATGATGAAGATGGCCCTGTCACAAGTGTTAACTGGGCTCCTGATGGCCAGCACATTGCCATTGGCTTGAACAATTCTGAAGTACAGTTGTGGGATTCAACAGCTAATCGACAG CTAAGAACTTTGAGAGGTGGCCACAGATTGAGAGTTGGATCACTGGCATGGAACAATCACATCCTTACCACCGGAGGAATGGATGGTCTGATCATTAACAATGATATAAGAGTTAGATCACATATTGTCGAAACCTATAGAGGTCACGAGCAAGAGGTTTGCGGGCTTAAATGGTCACCCTCAGGCCGGCAATTGGCAAGTGGAGGCAATGATAATCGCCTATTCATATGGGACAGATCAATGGCATCTTCAAATGCAGCGACGCAGTGGCTTCACAGACTTGAAGAGCACACATCTGCAGTGAAAGCTCTTGCTTGGTGTCCTTTCCAGAGCAATTTGCTAGCCTCTGGTGGAGGTGGAGATGATAGGAGCATAAAGTTTTGGAATACTCATACTGGTGCATGCTTGAATTCTGTGGACACTGGCTCTCAGGTGTGTGCTTTATTGTGGAACAAGAATGAGAGAGAGCTGCTTAGCTCTCACGGGTTTTCTCAGAACCAGCTCACTCTTTGGAAATACCCATCCATGGTGAAGATGGCAGAGCTCACTGGTCATACTTCAAGAGTTCTTTTCATGGCTCAG AGCCCAGATGGTTGCACAGTGGCAACGGCAGCAGCAGATGAAACACTTAAATTTTGGAATGTCTTTGGGGCCCCGCAAGTGGCAAGACCTGCTCCAAAAGCAAATCCTGAGCCCTTTTCCCATGTAACTCGTATCAGATAG
- the LOC126691162 gene encoding uncharacterized mitochondrial protein AtMg00810-like: MQLPQGFHSKGENIVCKLNKSLYGLRQASRQWYSKFSSTILKCGFKQSRSDYSLFTKKFNQSFIALLVYVDDILIATNDIQAVEELKVFLDQEFKLKDLGNLKFFLGLEIARSDKGISLCQRKYALEVLKDASMTGCKPSKVPMEKNLKLSKYHGELLPDPGIYRKLVGRLIYLTITRPDITYSVNKLSQFMSKPRKPHLDAAYKVLQYIKGSPGQGILLSSNSDLHLKAFTDADWASCVDTRRSTTGYCVFLGNSLVSWKSKKQSIVSRSSAEAEYRAMAVTMCEMTWILALLKDLEVYHPKPAMLFCDNQAAIYIGENPVFHERTKHIEIDCHLVRDKVEDKVIRLFFTPTHSQLADLLTKALSGQQLKSLLAKMNIVNIHNPDCHLEGECQNCDSDQKARKGTKQKKKEVQG, from the coding sequence ATGCAGTTGCCTCAAGGATTCCACAGCAAGGGGGAGAATATAGTGTGCAAGCTTAACAAATCCTTGTATGGCCTTAGACAGGCATCAAGGCAGTGGTACTCAAAATTTTCATCCACTATTCTCAAATGTGGATTCAAACAGTCAAGGTCTGATTACTCCCTTTTTACCAAGAAGTTCAATCAATCATTCATAGCACTTTTagtctatgtggatgatattcttATAGCCACCAATGATATTCAAGCTGTTGAAGAGCTTAAAGTGTTCTTGGATCAAGAATTTAAGCTAAAGGATCTTGGAAACTTGAAATTCTTCCTTGGCCTTGAAATAGCTAGATCAGATAAAGGCATTTCCTTATGTCAAAGGAAATATGCTTTGGAAGTGCTCAAAGATGCAAGCATGACAGGATGCAAGCCTAGCAAAGTTCCTATGGAGAAAAACTTAAAGTTGAGCAAATACCATGGGGAGCTATTACCTGATCCTGGCATTTATAGAAAGCTGGTTGGCAGGTTGATATACTTAACTATTACCAGACCAGATATCACATACTCAGTGAACAAGCTGAGTCAATTTATGtcaaaaccaagaaaacctCACTTGGATGCAGCTTATAAGGTGTTACAGTACATAAAGGGAAGTCCTGGACAAGGTATTTTGTTATCATCCAATTCAGATTTGCACTTAAAGGCATTCACAGATGCAGATTGGGCATCTTGTGTTGACACTAGAAGATCAACCACTGGTTATTGTGTCTTTTTGGGTAATTCTCTGGTTTCATGGAAGTCTAAAAAGCAATCCATAGTCTCTAGATCatctgcagaagcagaatatcgAGCCATGGCAGTGACTATGTGTGAGATGACTTGGATATTAGCCTTGTTGAAAGATTTAGAAGTTTATCATCCAAAGCCTGCAATGCTGTTTTGTGATAACCAAGCTGCTATATATATTGGTGAAAACCCTGTGTTTCATGAGAGGACCAAACATATAGAAATAGATTGCCACTTGGTCAGAGATAAGGTTGAGGATAAAGTCATCAGATTGTTTTTCACTCCTACTCACTCACAGCTAGCTGATCTTCTTACAAAGGCACTTAGTGGTCAACAATTGAAGTCTTTACTTGCCAAGATGAACATTGTAAATATTCACAATCCTGATTgtcatcttgagggggagtgtcaAAATTGTGATTCAGATCAGAAAGCAAGAAAAGGAAcgaagcaaaagaagaaagaagtgcaAGGATGA
- the LOC126691163 gene encoding uncharacterized protein LOC126691163 produces the protein MASNTTSSSPTRELSPLEDPGSPFFLHHGESPGAILVVQPLTEDNYPNWARAMRMVLDAKSKLRFVDGSITASMAITPLEKKAWSKCNSMISSWILNSVSPHITASVIYRNTAFEVWNALKNRFLQANGPRISQLQKQISTVMQGDSTVTSFFTDLQVSWDQLLNLRPLPSCSCGKCTCGVNEKIGHHHHQDSIMQFLNGLNDCYSQVKTQILMMEPVPSVDKTFSLVIQEERQRSSSSHATPSVESTALAIQNQLFNQGSFPGKNFKGNVGKGRPMCSYCGKVGHVKEKCYKLVGFPPGYKQKGKQLPMANQVIMDCDQAQNENVHQNNNFSFTPEQYQQLISLLNSHASSSSNSNEAVHTANSALSGISDDLLQNSICLSMQHSIFAINPSNKTAHSQDTWVLDTGATDHIVHSVDLFTKITSSITSFVQFPNGERVVVTHIGTVQVTSSLILENVLCVPSFTFNLISISQLTKSLS, from the coding sequence ATGGCGTCAAATACTACTTCCTCTTCTCCTACACGAGAGCTCTCTCCATTGGAAGATCCTGGAAGTCCATTTTTCTTGCACCATGGTGAATCTCCTGGTGCGATCCTGGTTGTTCAACCTCTTACTGAGGATAATTACCCTAATTGGGCCAGAGCAATGAGGATGGTTCTAGATGCTAAGAGTAAGCTCAGATTTGTAGATGGATCCATCACTGCATCAATGGCAATTACACCACTTGAGAAAAAGGCATGGTCCAAATGCAATTCAATGATCTCATCGTGGATTTTGAATTCAGTTTCACCTCATATTACTGCTAGTGTCATTTACAGAAACACAGCCTTTGAGGTTTGGAATGCTCTCAAGAATCGGTTTCTACAAGCAAATGGACCAAGGATTTCTCAACTTCAGAAGCAAATTTCCACTGTGATGCAAGGAGATTCTACAGTGACAAGCTTCTTCACTGATCTTCAAGTTTCTTGGGATCAATTGTTAAATCTGAGGCCTTTGCCATCGTGTTCATGTGGAAAATGTACTTGTGGTGTGAATGAGAAGATAGGGCATCATCACCATCAAGATTCAATCATGCAATTTCTTAATGGATTGAATGATTGTTACTCACAGGTCAAGACTCAAATTCTCATGATGGAACCTGTTCCATCTGTGGATAAGACTTTTTCGTTGGTAATCCAGGAGGAAAGGCAACGATCTTCCAGTAGTCATGCCACTCCTTCAGTGGAATCCACTGCTCTGGCTATCCAGAATCAACTTTTCAATCAAGGATCTTTTCCTGGCAAGAATTTCAAAGGGAATGTTGGAAAGGGAAGGCCTATGTGTAGCTATTGTGGAAAGGTTGGGCATGTTAAGGAGAAATGCTATAAGCTTGTTGGATTTCCACCAGGCTACAAGCAAAAGGGAAAGCAGCTTCCTATGGCTAATCAGGTCATAATGGATTGTGATCAAGCTCAGAATGAGAATGTGCATCAGAACAACAATTTCTCTTTCACTCCGGAACAGTATCAGCAATTGATTTCCTTGTTGAATTCTCATGCATCCAGTTCTAGTAATTCTAATGAAGCAGTTCACACAGCCAATTCTGCCCTCTCAGGTATTTCTGATGATCTCTTGCAAAACTCAATATGTTTGAGCATGCAACACTCTATTTTTGCTATCAATCCTTCAAACAAAACTGCACATAGTCAAGACACTTGGGTTCTTGATACGGGTGCCACAGATCACATAGTTCATTCAGTTGATTTGTTCACTAAAATTACTAGCTCTATAACCTCTTTTGTTCAATTTCCTAATGGTGAAAGAGTTGTTGTCACACACATAGGAACCGTTCAAGTAACTTCTAGTTTAATTCTTGAAAATGTACTATGTGTTCCTTCTTTCACTTTCAACTTGATATCCATTAGTCAATTAACCAAAAGTCTATCCTGA